One Cicer arietinum cultivar CDC Frontier isolate Library 1 chromosome 8, Cicar.CDCFrontier_v2.0, whole genome shotgun sequence DNA segment encodes these proteins:
- the LOC101504765 gene encoding polyprotein of EF-Ts, chloroplastic isoform X2: MNPIISCSVGNASIIPGVAYSTRKNNTLTRFNFSRSSLKHGSSTRRFLLPPFVVSGVFPQNKTICSYRKISRTSVSATKIEVPVEESGSPVADEVPSESPSDEVGTSEDSSPKSDANTSSTKAVKRSRPPRKSDMPPVKNEDLIPGAAFTGKVRSIQPFGAFVDFGAFTDGLVHISMLSDSYVKDVSSVVSVGQEVKVKLIEVNAETQRISLSMRENTDTGKQRKDGPINAEKASPGRRDSSKSGPKRDGMKKNTKFVVGQELQGTVKNMTRSGTFISLPEGEEGFLPLSEEDDDGFGNIMGKSSLETGQEISVRVLRITRGQATLTMKKEGAVVELDKALAQQGGVDVATNPFVLAFRKNKDISAFLDEREKIQSEVKKSSTTETSEESKGDVELTDDVSSALTDSAEVDISKTEEDVVGASSSVGSSTTVADDESNQGSINGATVKETEAVSETLAPEEDLSAAVPIIEEVIQTDTAASDVKTDSPIEVADENVIENVTEEFAAATQLASDAIEPVTESDITSSAPAPQEIADDSVGAVPENNENGDLSPEGSLNEDGTEESDQVPAPESPATEVVNTIDNIKEEVQEQTPVVEQVEDEVVAIASETDSTLSNSNGQTGITASDEGLSKATISPALVKKLREETGAGMMDCKKALSESEGDIIKAQEFLRKKGLASADKRAARATAEGRVGSYIHDSRIGVLVEVNCETDFVSRGDIFKELVDDIAMQVAACPQVEYLVTEDVPEELVNKEKEIEMQKEDLVSKPEQIRAKIVEGRIRKRLEDLALLEQPYIKNDKVTIKDWVKQTIATIGENIKVTRFVRFNLGEGLEKKSQDFAAEVAAQTAAKSVTTPVKEEPAAEEAKETEQKEPTVAVSASLVKQLRQETGAGMMDCKKALAETGGDLEKAQAYLRKKGLSTADKKSGRLAAEGRIGSYIHDSRIGVLIEVNCETDFVGRSEKFKELVDDLAMQVVASPQVQFVSIEDIPETIVKKEKELEMQREDLASKPENIREKIVEGRISKRLGELALLEQPFIKDDSVLVKDLVKQSIAAIGENIKVRRFVRFTLGETFEKETTIPE; this comes from the exons ATGAATCCGATAATATCATGCTCCGTTGGCAATGCTTCGATTATTCCTGGAGTTGCCTATTCGACAAGGAAGAACAACACCTTAACTAGATTCAATTTTTCAAGGAGTTCTTTAAAACATGGATCGTCAACTCGGAGATTTCTCCTTCCTCCATTCGTTGTCAGTGGAGTGTTTCCACAGAACAAAACGATATGCTCCTATCGCAAAATTTCTCGTACCTCCGTATCAGCCACAAAAATTGAAGTACCTGTGGAGGAGTCAGGTTCACCTGTTGCAGATGAAGTTCCTAGTGAATCTCCTTCAGATGAAGTAGGAACAAGTGAAGATTCGTCTCCTAAGTCTGATGCAAACACTAGTTCTACCAAAGCCGTCAAACGTTCGAGACCTCCAAGGAAAAGTGACATGCCTCCTGTAAAGAACGAGGATTTGATTCCAGGGGCTGCTTTTACAGGAAAAGTAAGATCTATCCAGCCATTTGGTGCCTTTGTCGATTTTGGAGCTTTCACGGACGGACTTGTTCATATTTCGATGTTGAGCGATAGCTATGTAAAGGATGTTTCGAGCGTTGTTTCTGTAGGACAAGAAGTGAAGGTGAAGCTGATTGAAGTGAACGCTGAAACTCAACGTATATCTCTCTCTATGCGCGAAAATACCGACACTGGTAAGCAACGTAAAGATGGACCAATCAATGCAGAGAAAGCCAGCCCTGGGAGAAGAGACTCTTCAAAATCTGGTCCAAAGAGAGATGGCATGaagaaaaacacaaaatttgtCGTTGGTCAGGAGTTGCAGGGTACGGTGAAGAATATGACGAGGAGCGGTACTTTTATATCTCTTCCTGAAGGAGAGGAAGGATTTCTACCGTTATCTGAAGAAGACGACGATGGATTTGGGAATATAATGGGAAAATCTTCGTTGGAGACCGGTCAAGAAATTAGTGTACGAGTTTTGCGTATCACGAGAGGACAAGCGACATTGACTATGAAGAAGGAAGGAGCTGTTGTGGAATTGGACAAGGCACTTGCACAACAAGGGGGTGTTGATGTTGCAACAAACCCTTTTGTATTGGCTTTTCGTAAAAATAAGGATATTTCTGCTTTTCTGGATGAGAGGGAGAAAATTCAGAGCGAAGTTAAAAAATCGTCAACTACAGAAACATCGGAAGAAAGTAAGGGAGATGTCGAGTTAACAGACGATGTTTCTTCTGCGTTAACAGATAGTGCTGAAGTTGATATCTCTAAAACTGAGGAAGATGTTGTGGGAGCTAGTTCATCGGTTGGTTCCTCAACAACTGTTGCAGACGATGAAAGCAACCAAGGAAGTATAAATGGTGCCACTGTTAAGGAAACGGAGGCGGTTTCTGAAACGTTGGCTCCCGAAGAGGATTTATCTGCTGCAGTTCCAATTATCGAGGAAGTTATTCAGACAGATACTGCAGCAAGCGATGTAAAAACTGACTCGCCTATTGAAGTAGCCGATGAAAATGTAATAGAAAATGTAACCGAAGAATTTGCAGCTGCAACACAGTTAGCCAGTGATGCAATTGAGCCTGTTACAGAATCAGACATTACATCAAGTGCACCAGCTCCCCAAGAAATAGCAG ATGACAGTGTTGGAGCTGTTCCAGAGAACAATGAGAATGGTGATTTGTCTCCTGAGGGAAGCTTGAATGAAG ATGGAACAGAAGAAAGCGATCAAGTTCCTGCTCCTGAAAGTCCTGCCACTGAAGTTGTAAATACCATTGACAACATCAAAGAAGAAGTGCAAGAACAAACACCTGTTGTAGAACAAGTTGAAGATGAAGTGGTTGCAATTGCATCCGAGACAGACAGCACCTTATCGAATTCTAATGGACAAACTGGCATTACTGCTTCAGATGAAGGATTGAGCAAAG CAACTATATCACCAGCACTTGTGAAGAAACTTCGGGAAGAAACAGGAGCTGGAATGATGGACTGCAAAAAAGCCCTATCAGAGAGTGAAGGGGACATTATCAAAGCACAAGAGTTTCTTAGGAAAAAAGGCTTAGCAAGTGCAGACAAGAGAGCAGCCAGAGCAACAGCTGAAGGAAGGGTAGGTTCTTACATCCACGACAGCAGGATCGGTGTTTTGGTCGAAGTAAACTGCGAGACTGATTTTGTCTCCCGAGGTGATATTTTCAAAGAGCTTGTTGACGATATAGCCATGCAAGTGGCTGCGTGCCCTCAAGTAGAGTATCTTGTTACTGAAGACGTTCCTGAGGAACTCGTGAACAAAGAAAAAGAGATAGAAATGCAAAAAGAAGATCTTGTGTCGAAACCGGAGCAAATAAGAGCGAAGATTGTTGAAGGACGGATAAGGAAAAGACTTGAGGATCTGGCCTTGCTTGAGCAGCCCTACATTAAGAATGATAAAGTGACAATAAAGGATTGGGTCAAGCAGACAATTGCAACTATTGGAGAAAATATTAAAGTTACGAGGTTTGTGCGGTTCAACCTCGGAGAGGGTTTGGAAAAGAAAAGCCAGGATTTTGCTGCTGAAGTGGCCGCACAAACTGCGGCAAAATCAGTGACTACACCAGTGAAAGAGGAGCCTGCTGCTGAAGAAGCCAAAGAGACTGAACAAAA GGAACCGACAGTAGCGGTATCGGCTTCGTTGGTTAAGCAATTAAGGCAAGAAACTGGCGCGGGGATGATGGACTGTAAGAAAGCTCTAGCTGAAACTGGAGGGGATCTTGAAAAGGCGCAAGCATATCTCCGAAAAAAGGGTCTCTCAACTGCTGACAAGAAATCCGGAAGGCTGGCAGCTGAAGGAAGAATCGGTTCATACATTCACGACTCACGCATCGGTGTTCTAATCGAAGTTAACTGCGAAACTGACTTCGTTGGCAGAAGCGAGAAATTCAAGGAGTTGGTGGATGATCTCGCAATGCAAGTTGTGGCTTCTCCACAAGTACAGTTTGTATCGATCGAAGACATTCCAGAAACAATTGTGAAGAAGGAAAAAGAACTCGAAATGCAAAGAGAAGACCTTGCTTCGAAACCCGAGAACATAAGAGAAAAAATTGTCGAGGGAAGGATCTCGAAGAGACTAGGGGAGCTTGCTCTTCTAGAACAGCCTTTCATTAAGGATGACAGTGTGTTAGTGAAAGATTTGGTTAAACAAAGTATAGCTGCCATCGGAGAGAACATTAAAGTGCGGCGTTTTGTTCGATTCACGCTCGGAGAGACATTTGAAAAAGAAACAACAATACCAGAATAA
- the LOC101504765 gene encoding polyprotein of EF-Ts, chloroplastic isoform X1, which yields MNPIISCSVGNASIIPGVAYSTRKNNTLTRFNFSRSSLKHGSSTRRFLLPPFVVSGVFPQNKTICSYRKISRTSVSATKIEVPVEESGSPVADEVPSESPSDEVGTSEDSSPKSDANTSSTKAVKRSRPPRKSDMPPVKNEDLIPGAAFTGKVRSIQPFGAFVDFGAFTDGLVHISMLSDSYVKDVSSVVSVGQEVKVKLIEVNAETQRISLSMRENTDTGKQRKDGPINAEKASPGRRDSSKSGPKRDGMKKNTKFVVGQELQGTVKNMTRSGTFISLPEGEEGFLPLSEEDDDGFGNIMGKSSLETGQEISVRVLRITRGQATLTMKKEGAVVELDKALAQQGGVDVATNPFVLAFRKNKDISAFLDEREKIQSEVKKSSTTETSEESKGDVELTDDVSSALTDSAEVDISKTEEDVVGASSSVGSSTTVADDESNQGSINGATVKETEAVSETLAPEEDLSAAVPIIEEVIQTDTAASDVKTDSPIEVADENVIENVTEEFAAATQLASDAIEPVTESDITSSAPAPQEIAVDDSVGAVPENNENGDLSPEGSLNEDGTEESDQVPAPESPATEVVNTIDNIKEEVQEQTPVVEQVEDEVVAIASETDSTLSNSNGQTGITASDEGLSKATISPALVKKLREETGAGMMDCKKALSESEGDIIKAQEFLRKKGLASADKRAARATAEGRVGSYIHDSRIGVLVEVNCETDFVSRGDIFKELVDDIAMQVAACPQVEYLVTEDVPEELVNKEKEIEMQKEDLVSKPEQIRAKIVEGRIRKRLEDLALLEQPYIKNDKVTIKDWVKQTIATIGENIKVTRFVRFNLGEGLEKKSQDFAAEVAAQTAAKSVTTPVKEEPAAEEAKETEQKEPTVAVSASLVKQLRQETGAGMMDCKKALAETGGDLEKAQAYLRKKGLSTADKKSGRLAAEGRIGSYIHDSRIGVLIEVNCETDFVGRSEKFKELVDDLAMQVVASPQVQFVSIEDIPETIVKKEKELEMQREDLASKPENIREKIVEGRISKRLGELALLEQPFIKDDSVLVKDLVKQSIAAIGENIKVRRFVRFTLGETFEKETTIPE from the exons ATGAATCCGATAATATCATGCTCCGTTGGCAATGCTTCGATTATTCCTGGAGTTGCCTATTCGACAAGGAAGAACAACACCTTAACTAGATTCAATTTTTCAAGGAGTTCTTTAAAACATGGATCGTCAACTCGGAGATTTCTCCTTCCTCCATTCGTTGTCAGTGGAGTGTTTCCACAGAACAAAACGATATGCTCCTATCGCAAAATTTCTCGTACCTCCGTATCAGCCACAAAAATTGAAGTACCTGTGGAGGAGTCAGGTTCACCTGTTGCAGATGAAGTTCCTAGTGAATCTCCTTCAGATGAAGTAGGAACAAGTGAAGATTCGTCTCCTAAGTCTGATGCAAACACTAGTTCTACCAAAGCCGTCAAACGTTCGAGACCTCCAAGGAAAAGTGACATGCCTCCTGTAAAGAACGAGGATTTGATTCCAGGGGCTGCTTTTACAGGAAAAGTAAGATCTATCCAGCCATTTGGTGCCTTTGTCGATTTTGGAGCTTTCACGGACGGACTTGTTCATATTTCGATGTTGAGCGATAGCTATGTAAAGGATGTTTCGAGCGTTGTTTCTGTAGGACAAGAAGTGAAGGTGAAGCTGATTGAAGTGAACGCTGAAACTCAACGTATATCTCTCTCTATGCGCGAAAATACCGACACTGGTAAGCAACGTAAAGATGGACCAATCAATGCAGAGAAAGCCAGCCCTGGGAGAAGAGACTCTTCAAAATCTGGTCCAAAGAGAGATGGCATGaagaaaaacacaaaatttgtCGTTGGTCAGGAGTTGCAGGGTACGGTGAAGAATATGACGAGGAGCGGTACTTTTATATCTCTTCCTGAAGGAGAGGAAGGATTTCTACCGTTATCTGAAGAAGACGACGATGGATTTGGGAATATAATGGGAAAATCTTCGTTGGAGACCGGTCAAGAAATTAGTGTACGAGTTTTGCGTATCACGAGAGGACAAGCGACATTGACTATGAAGAAGGAAGGAGCTGTTGTGGAATTGGACAAGGCACTTGCACAACAAGGGGGTGTTGATGTTGCAACAAACCCTTTTGTATTGGCTTTTCGTAAAAATAAGGATATTTCTGCTTTTCTGGATGAGAGGGAGAAAATTCAGAGCGAAGTTAAAAAATCGTCAACTACAGAAACATCGGAAGAAAGTAAGGGAGATGTCGAGTTAACAGACGATGTTTCTTCTGCGTTAACAGATAGTGCTGAAGTTGATATCTCTAAAACTGAGGAAGATGTTGTGGGAGCTAGTTCATCGGTTGGTTCCTCAACAACTGTTGCAGACGATGAAAGCAACCAAGGAAGTATAAATGGTGCCACTGTTAAGGAAACGGAGGCGGTTTCTGAAACGTTGGCTCCCGAAGAGGATTTATCTGCTGCAGTTCCAATTATCGAGGAAGTTATTCAGACAGATACTGCAGCAAGCGATGTAAAAACTGACTCGCCTATTGAAGTAGCCGATGAAAATGTAATAGAAAATGTAACCGAAGAATTTGCAGCTGCAACACAGTTAGCCAGTGATGCAATTGAGCCTGTTACAGAATCAGACATTACATCAAGTGCACCAGCTCCCCAAGAAATAGCAG TAGATGACAGTGTTGGAGCTGTTCCAGAGAACAATGAGAATGGTGATTTGTCTCCTGAGGGAAGCTTGAATGAAG ATGGAACAGAAGAAAGCGATCAAGTTCCTGCTCCTGAAAGTCCTGCCACTGAAGTTGTAAATACCATTGACAACATCAAAGAAGAAGTGCAAGAACAAACACCTGTTGTAGAACAAGTTGAAGATGAAGTGGTTGCAATTGCATCCGAGACAGACAGCACCTTATCGAATTCTAATGGACAAACTGGCATTACTGCTTCAGATGAAGGATTGAGCAAAG CAACTATATCACCAGCACTTGTGAAGAAACTTCGGGAAGAAACAGGAGCTGGAATGATGGACTGCAAAAAAGCCCTATCAGAGAGTGAAGGGGACATTATCAAAGCACAAGAGTTTCTTAGGAAAAAAGGCTTAGCAAGTGCAGACAAGAGAGCAGCCAGAGCAACAGCTGAAGGAAGGGTAGGTTCTTACATCCACGACAGCAGGATCGGTGTTTTGGTCGAAGTAAACTGCGAGACTGATTTTGTCTCCCGAGGTGATATTTTCAAAGAGCTTGTTGACGATATAGCCATGCAAGTGGCTGCGTGCCCTCAAGTAGAGTATCTTGTTACTGAAGACGTTCCTGAGGAACTCGTGAACAAAGAAAAAGAGATAGAAATGCAAAAAGAAGATCTTGTGTCGAAACCGGAGCAAATAAGAGCGAAGATTGTTGAAGGACGGATAAGGAAAAGACTTGAGGATCTGGCCTTGCTTGAGCAGCCCTACATTAAGAATGATAAAGTGACAATAAAGGATTGGGTCAAGCAGACAATTGCAACTATTGGAGAAAATATTAAAGTTACGAGGTTTGTGCGGTTCAACCTCGGAGAGGGTTTGGAAAAGAAAAGCCAGGATTTTGCTGCTGAAGTGGCCGCACAAACTGCGGCAAAATCAGTGACTACACCAGTGAAAGAGGAGCCTGCTGCTGAAGAAGCCAAAGAGACTGAACAAAA GGAACCGACAGTAGCGGTATCGGCTTCGTTGGTTAAGCAATTAAGGCAAGAAACTGGCGCGGGGATGATGGACTGTAAGAAAGCTCTAGCTGAAACTGGAGGGGATCTTGAAAAGGCGCAAGCATATCTCCGAAAAAAGGGTCTCTCAACTGCTGACAAGAAATCCGGAAGGCTGGCAGCTGAAGGAAGAATCGGTTCATACATTCACGACTCACGCATCGGTGTTCTAATCGAAGTTAACTGCGAAACTGACTTCGTTGGCAGAAGCGAGAAATTCAAGGAGTTGGTGGATGATCTCGCAATGCAAGTTGTGGCTTCTCCACAAGTACAGTTTGTATCGATCGAAGACATTCCAGAAACAATTGTGAAGAAGGAAAAAGAACTCGAAATGCAAAGAGAAGACCTTGCTTCGAAACCCGAGAACATAAGAGAAAAAATTGTCGAGGGAAGGATCTCGAAGAGACTAGGGGAGCTTGCTCTTCTAGAACAGCCTTTCATTAAGGATGACAGTGTGTTAGTGAAAGATTTGGTTAAACAAAGTATAGCTGCCATCGGAGAGAACATTAAAGTGCGGCGTTTTGTTCGATTCACGCTCGGAGAGACATTTGAAAAAGAAACAACAATACCAGAATAA